Proteins from one Triticum aestivum cultivar Chinese Spring chromosome 7A, IWGSC CS RefSeq v2.1, whole genome shotgun sequence genomic window:
- the LOC123147978 gene encoding ABC transporter G family member 42: MPMACLLLCPAKTTAFPACRILGLDICEDTIVGDQMQRGISGGQKKRVTTGEMIVGPTKVLFMDEISTGLDSSTTFQIVKCLQQIVHLGEATILMSLLQPAPETFELFDDIILLSEGQIVYQGPCDYVLEFFESCGFCCPERKGTADFLQEVTSKKDQEQYWADRQRPYRYISVLEFAQRFKRFQVGLQLENHLSVPFDKSRSHQAALVFSKHSVSTRELLKVSFEKEWLLIKRNSFFYIFKTIQLIIVALIASTAFLRTHMHSRNLDDGFIYIGALIFTLVVNMFNGFAELSLTITRLPVFYKHRDLLFYPAWIFTLPNVVLTIPFSIIESTVWVVVTYYTMGFAPEADRFFKQLLLVFLIQQMAAGLFRAIAALCRSMIIAQTGGALFLLFFFALGGFLLPKDFIPKWWIWGYWISPLVYGYNALVVNEFYASRWMDKFVTDKNGVSKRLGIAMLEGTNIFTDKNWFWIGAAGLLGFTICFNVLFTMSLTYLNPLGQPQAVISEETAKEAEGNGLPREAVSKDSTRRNVRMKSKDGSSNEEMGEMRLMIRLGNSSSNAISRVKSVGRNESAPRRGMVLPFSPLSMCFEDVNYYVDMPAEMKQQAVADNRLQLLREVTGSFRPGVLTALMGVSGAGKTTLMDVLAGRKTGGYIEGDIAISGYPKNQATFARISGYCEQNDVHSPQVTIRESLIYSAFLRLPEKIGDQDITDDIKIQFVDEVMELVELDNLKDALVGLPGISGLSTEQRKRLTIAVELVANPSIIFMDEPTSGLDARAAAIVMRTVRNTVDTGRTVVCTIHQPSIDIFEAFDELLLLKRGGQVIYSGILGRNSQEMVEYFEAIPRVPKIKDKYNPATWMLEVSSVAAEVRLNMDFADYYKTSDLYKQNKSLVNQLSQPEPGTSDLYFPTEYSQSIIGQFKVCLWKHWLTYWRSPDYNLVRFFFTLFTALLLGSIFWKIGTNMGDANTLRMVIGAMYTAVMFVGINNCSSVQPIVSIERTVFYRERAAGMYSAMPYAIAQVVMEIPYVFIQASYYTLIVYAMMGFQWTVTKFFWFFFVSYFSFLYFTYYGMMTVSISPNHEVAAIFAAAFYSLFNLFSGFFIPRPKIPKWWIWYYWICPLAWTVYGLIVTQYGDLEETISVPGQSNQTISYYITHHFGYHRSFMAVVAPVLVLFAVFFAFMYALCLKKLSFQQR, translated from the exons ATGCCCATGGCCTGTTTGCTTTTATGCCCGGCCAAAACCACTGCTTTTCCTGCATGCCGG ATACTGGGGTTGGACATATGCGAGGACACCATCGTCGGCGACCAGATGCAGAGGGGCATATCCGGTGGCCAGAAGAAGCGCGTCACCACCG GAGAAATGATTGTCGGTCCGACAAAGGTGCTATTCATGGATGAGATATCAACTGGGTTGGACAGCTCCACCACCTTCCAAATTGTCAAATGTCTGCAGCAGATTGTGCACTTGGGCGAGGCCACGATCCTCATGTCCCTCCTCCAGCCAGCCCCTGAGACCTTTGAACTCTTCGATGATATCATCCTCCTGTCAGAAGGCCAGATTGTTTATCAGGGACCCTGTGATTATGTCCTTGAATTCTTTGAGTCCTGCGGCTTTTGCTGCCCAGAGCGCAAGGGCACCGCAGACTTTCTTCAGGAG GTCACATCAAAGAAGGATCAGGAGCAGTACTGGGCTGACAGGCAGAGGCCATACCGATATATTTCAGTCTTGGAATTTGCACAGAGGTTTAAGCGGTTTCAAGTTGGGCTACAACTCGAGAACCATCTCTCGGTGCCATTTGACAAGAGCCGCAGCCATCAAGCTGCCCTTGTCTTCTCCAAGCACTCGGTGTCAACCCGAGAGCTCCTCAAGGTATCCTTTGAGAAGGAGTGGCTCCTCATAAAGCGCAATTCGTTTTTTTACATCTTCAAGACCATACAG CTCATCATTGTAGCGCTTATCGCATCAACGGCATTTCTAAGGACCCATATGCACTCAAGGAATTTGGATGATGGTTTTATCTACATTGGAGCACTGATTTTTACTCTGGTTGTGAACATGTTCAATGGTTTTGCTGAGCTCTCTTTGACCATCACAAGGTTGCCTGTGTTCTACAAGCACCGGGACCTCCTCTTCTACCCTGCCTGGATATTCACACTACCAAATGTCGTTCTCACAATCCCATTTTCAATTATCGAATCCACAGTCTGGGTGGTTGTCACATACTACACTATGGGATTTGCCCCAGAAGCTGACAG GTTCTTCAAGCAGTTGCTACTTGTGTTCTTGATCCAGCAGATGGCTGCTGGGCTTTTCAGAGCAATTGCTGCACTATGCAGATCCATGATCATTGCTCAAACCGGAGGAGCCctgttccttctcttcttctttgcCCTTGGAGGCTTTCTTCTGCCAAAAG ACTTCATCCCAAAATGGTGGATCTGGGGCTATTGGATTTCACCGCTGGTGTATGGATACAATGCTCTAGTAGTGAATGAATTCTACGCTTCTCGGTGGATGGACAAGTTTGTAACG GACAAGAATGGTGTTTCCAAAAGACTAGGTATAGCTATGCTAGAAGGCACAAACATCTTTACTGACAAAAACTGGTTCTGGATTGGAGCAGCAGGGCTGTTAGGTTTCACAATCTGCTTCAATGTGCTCTTCACTATGTCCCTTACGTATCTGAATC CCTTGGGCCAACCACAAGCTGTTATATCTGAAGAAACTGCAAAGGAAGCAGAAGGCAATGGCCTCCCAAGAGAGGCAGTTAGCAAGGACAGTACAAGGAGAAATGTCAGGATGAAATCGAAGGATGGTTCCAGTAATG AGGAAATGGGAGAGATGAGACTTATGATTCGTCTGGGCAATAGTTCATCAAATGCGATTTCACGAGTCAAGTCCGTTGGCAGAAATGAATCTGCTCCAAGAAGAGGAATGGTTCTTCCATTCTCCCCTCTATCCATGTGTTTTGAGGATGTGAACTACTATGTCGACATGCCTGCA GAAATGAAACAACAAGCAGTGGCGGATAATAGGCTCCAATTGTTACGTGAGGTTACTGGATCATTTAGACCAGGAGTGCTAACAGCGCTCATGGGAGTCAGTGGAGCTGGAAAGACGACTCTTATGGATGTTTTAGCTGGCAGAAAGACTGGTGGTTATATTGAAGGAGATATCGCAATTTCTGGTTATCCAAAAAACCAAGCAACATTTGCAAGGATTTCTGGTTATTGTGAGCAAAATGATGTCCATTCACCTCAGGTCACGATTAGAGAATCTCTTATATACTCCGCCTTCTTGCGTCTTCCTGAAAAGATCGGAGATCAAGATATCACCGATGATATCAAGATA CAATTTGTTGATGAAGTTATGGAGTTAGTGGAGCTTGACAATCTGAAGGACGCTTTAGTCGGCCTGCCAGGAATTTCAGGGCTTTCAACAGAGCAAAGAAAGAGGTTAACAATAGCTGTGGAGCTTGTCGCAAATCCATCGATCATCTTCATGGATGAACCAACATCAGGTCTTGATGCAAGAGCAGCAGCAATTGTTATGAGAACAGTGAGGAACACGGTTGACACGGGACGGACTGTGGTTTGCACAATCCACCAACCAAGCATTGACATCTTTGAAGCTTTTGATGAG TTGCTATTACTGAAAAGAGGAGGCCAGGTGATATACTCTGGGATACTAGGTCGCAACTCACAGGAAATGGTCGAATACTTTGAG GCAATTCCTAGAGTGCCTAAAATCAAAGATAAGTACAATCCTGCAACATGGATGCTTGAGGTCAGTTCAGTTGCTGCAGAAGTACGCCTTAATATGGATTTTGCTGACTACTACAAGACTTCAGATCTGTACAA GCAAAACAAATCATTGGTCAACCAGCTAAGTCAACCAGAACCAGGAACATCAGATCTGTATTTTCCTACAGAATATTCTCAATCAATTATAGGGCAGTTCAAAGTCTGCCTCTGGAAGCATTGGCTGACCTATTGGCGCAGCCCAGATTACAACCTTGTCAGATTTTTCTTCACTTTGTTCACAGCCTTGCTGCTTGGCTCCATCTTTTGGAAGATTGGCACCAATAT GGGAGATGCCAATACTCTTAGAATGGTCATTGGAGCAATGTACACAGCAGTGATGTTTGTCGGCATCAACAACTGTTCAAGCGTTCAGCCAATTGTTTCAATCGAGAGAACAGTTTTCTACCGGGAGAGGGCTGCTGGGATGTACTCTGCAATGCCATATGCAATTGCTCAG GTTGTCATGGAGATACCTTATGTCTTCATCCAAGCCTCGTATTACACCCTCATCGTATATGCCATGATGGGCTTCCAGTGGACAGTTACCAAGTTCTTCTGGTTCTTCTTCGTCTCCTACTTTTCCTTCCTCTACTTCACCTACTATGGGATGATGACTGTCTCAATCTCACCAAACCATGAGGTTGCAGCCATCTTCGCTGCAGCTTTCTATTCCCTATTCAACCTTTTTTCTGGATTCTTCATCCCGAGACCG AAAATCCCCAAATGGTGGATCTGGTACTACTGGATTTGCCCATTGGCATGGACAGTTTATGGGCTCATAGTGACACAATATGGAGACCTGGAAGAGACCATCTCCGTCCCAGGCCAATCAAACCAGACAATCAGTTACTACATAACTCATCATTTTGGATACCACAGGAGCTTCATGGCGGTCGTTGCACCGGTGCTTGTGCTCTTTGCAGTGTTCTTCGCGTTCATGTATGCTCTCTGCCTCAAGAAGTTGAGCTTCCAACAACGATAG